Proteins encoded together in one Phyllostomus discolor isolate MPI-MPIP mPhyDis1 chromosome 6, mPhyDis1.pri.v3, whole genome shotgun sequence window:
- the P2RY6 gene encoding P2Y purinoceptor 6: MEWHNGTSQALGSPPTTCVYRENFKRLLLPPVYSVVLAAGLPLNICVIAQICTSRRALTRTAVYTLNLALADLLYACSLPLLIYNYAQGDHWPFGDLTCRLVRFLFYANLHGSILFLTCISFQRYLGICHPLAPWHKRGGRRVAWLVCGIVWLAVVTQCLPTAFFAATGIQRNRTVCYDLSPPSLATRYLPYGMALTVIGFLLPFAALLVCYFCLARRLCRQDCLTGPVAQERRGKAARMAVVVAAAFAISFLPFHVTKTAYLAVRSTPGVSCPILEAFAAAYKGTRPFASANSVLDPILFYFTQKKFRRQSHELLQKLTAKWQRQGR; encoded by the coding sequence ATGGAGTGGCACAACGGCAccagccaggctctgggctcGCCGCCGACCACCTGTGTCTACCGCGAGAACTTTAAGCGACTGCTGCTGCCGCCCGTGTACTCGGTGGTGCTGGCGGCCGGCCTGCCGCTGAACATCTGCGTCATCGCCCAGATCTGCACGTCCCGCCGGGCCCTGACCCGCACGGCTGTGTACACCCTGAACCTGGCCCTGGCCGACCTGCTGTatgcctgctccctgcccctgctcatCTACAACTACGCCCAAGGGGACCACTGGCCTTTCGGCGACCTCACCTGCCGCCTAGTGCGCTTCCTCTTCTACGCCAACCTACACGGCAGCATCCTCTTCCTCACCTGCATCAGCTTCCAGAGGTACCTGGGCATCTGCCATCCTCTGGCCCCCTGGCACAAGCGTGGGGGCCGCCGGGTCGCCTGGCTCGTGTGTGGCATCGTGTGGCTGGCCGTGGTGACCCAGTGCCTGCCCACAGCCTTCTTCGCCGCCACAGGCATCCAGCGCAACCGCACAGTCTGTTACGACCTGAGCCCGCCCTCCCTGGCCACCCGATACTTGCCCTACGGCATGGCCCTCACGGTCATTGGCTTCCTGCTGCCCTTTGCCGCCCTGCTGGTCTGCTACTTCTGTCTGGCCCGCCGTCTGTGCCGCCAGGACTGCCTCACAGGGCCTGTGGCCCAGGAGCGGCGTGGCAAGGCAGCCCGCATGGCTGTGGTGGTGGCAGCCGCCTTTGCCATCAGTTTCCTGCCTTTCCACGTCACCAAGACAGCCTACCTGGCGGTGCGCTCCACGCCCGGGGTCTCCTGCCCCATTCTGGAGGCCTTTGCAGCCGCCTACAAAGGCACCCGGCCCTTCGCCAGTGCCAACAGCGTGCTGGACCCCATCCTCTTCTACTTCACCCAGAAGAAGTTCCGCCGGCAGTCCCATGAGCTGCTACAGAAACTCACGGCCAAGTGGCAGCGGCAGGGCCGCTGA